Part of the Oscillospiraceae bacterium genome is shown below.
AAAAACGCCGTAAGCTGTCTTTTCAACACCTTTATAAAGAAAAATCCGCTGTATGCCTTTGATATTCTGCCGTATTTCTTAAAGGCGGTATTCTGCCGTAAGTCCTGGAGCGATACGGGCGGACGGCTTTGGGTGCACATGATGCAGAAAATGAAGCCGCTGGACAAAAAATATGACATCGCCGTTGCATATTGGGGCGACAGAGCCATGTTTTACATGATAGATAAAGTAAAGGCGGATAAAAAAATCACCTGGCTTCACTTTGACTATGCCCATCCCAAGAGGGATAACGAACTGTATCTTAAATATTTTTCCAAGTGCGATGCCATTGTCAACGTGTCCACCATGGTGGATGACGCGCTTAAGGGCGAGCTTCCCGAATTGAGCGACAAGTGCCTGGTTATCGAGAATATAAATAACCCCATACTTATAAATCAGCTTGCCGATTCGGGCGAGGATTTTCCCGATGCCGATTATAAGGGCAAGAGAATACTTACCGTGGGACGCATTGCGGAGCAGAAGGGCTATGATTTTGCCGTAAAAGCCATGAGCCTTCTGAAAAAGGACGGCATTGACGCCAAATGGTATGTGCTGGGGGACGGCGATGAGGATTATAAAGAGTACATACGTTCCCTCATTGACGAAGCAGATGTGGCAGACCGCTTTGTATTTCTGGGCACTACCCCCAATCCGTACTCCTACATGAAAAAATGCGACATATATGCTCAGCCCTCCCGCTTTGAGGGTAAGCCCATTTCGGTGGAGGAGGCAAAGATTTTAAGAAAGCCCATTGTTGCGGCGAAATATCTTTCCGCTCCCGAACAGCTTTGCGACGGGAAGTACGGCATGATAGCCGAGATGAGCGGTGAGGGTGTGTACGAAAAGCTTAAAATCATGCTTACCGACCCCGCTGTTCCCGAAATGTATGAAAAAGAACTGGGCGAGCACGATTTTTCAAACACCTGCGAGATAGAAAAGTTCTACAATATTATTTGATTGTTTACACAATACTGTTGATAATTCCTTATTAAAGAAATAAAATATATCTGTGGAATGGTGAAGTATGTTCGGATATATAAGACCCCGTGAGAGCGAGCTTCTTGTCAAGGAGCTGGAGCTTTACAAGGCGGTGTACTGCGGGCTTTGCAGGGCACTCAAAAAATTTGTTTCGCCCTTTATGCCGCTTACTCTCAGCTATGACGGTACATTGCTTGCCGTTTTCCGCATGGCGATAATGCGTATGCCCCCGAAAATCGAAAAGGGACGGTGTATCGCTTCGCCTTTTAAAAAGAAATGCCGTGTGTGCTCATGCGAAAACGATGCTTTGTGTTACAGTGCGCGCGCTTCGGCGGTGCTGGTGTATTATAACCTCAAGGACGATATAAAGGACAGGGACAAGGGCTTTTTGAAACGTCTTTTGTGCCGTGTGCTTCTGATGCTTGTTTCCCCGTCGGTGAAGAAAATCATCGGGACGGACGAAAATATGTCGGCACTGAGTAAAGGCGTTGAAGACTGTCTTGAAAGACTGAGCATAATGGAAAAGGACAACAGCGTTAATATTGATACTCTTGCCCAAACCTCGGGCGAGATACTTGCGCTGACGGCGTGTACGGGGCTTTGCGGTGAAAGCCGTGAAATTGCCGAAAAATACGGCATGAGTATCGGAAAATGGCTGTATATCGCCGATGCGCTTGACGACATGGAGCACGACCAAAAGAAAAAATGCTTTAATCCGCTCATAGCCCGTTTCGGCAGTGCCGGAGCGGTGAACGAAAACTCGGAAATGATAAGGGCGGTGCTGAGCCGCTATTCCGCCGATGCAATGGAACAGCTGCAAAGACTCAGCCCCACCTGCTATAATAACCTTATTGCCAACATAACTTCACTCGGACTTGAAAGTGCAATTTATAAGATATTCAACAACCGAAAGGAAAATAAATGAAAGATCCGTATCATGTTCTGGGCGTAAGCCCCGATGCTTCTGTGGAGGAAATCAAAAAGGCTTACAGAGAGCTGGCAAAAAAATATCATCCCGATGCAAATGTGGATAACCCCCTGAAGCATCTTGCCGATGAAAAGATGAAAGAAATAAATGAGGCGTACGATTATATAATAAATCTGCGTGAAAAGGGCGGTACTTCCTCGCAAAACGGTAACACCCACTATTCGGGAACGGCGTCCGGTACGCCTGATATCACCCGCGCCCGCACTCTTATTTCGCAGGGACGGTATGCCGAGGCGGGTGTTGTACTCAACAGTATACCCGTGCATCTGCGCAATGCCGAGTGGTATTATCTTAACGGTACAATCAAGGCAAACGGCGGAATGTATTTTGACGCCCGTTCCAGCTTTGAGGAGGCGGTGCGCCGAGACCCGTCCAATCCCATGTACCGTCAGGCGCTTAACAATATGTCACGAAACGGTGCCTACGGCGGATATACCGGCTCAAATATGAACTCCTGCAGCGGATGCGATATGTGTACGGGACTTATGTGCGCCGACTGTCTGTGCGAATGCTGCGGCGGAGACCTGATAAGGTGCTGTTGATATGAAAAAATCCAAAAAAACCGCACTGGGCGGTATTATTACCGCACTGTGCGTGGTAATTCTGTTTCTGGGCAGCTTTTTTTCCACCCTCGACCTTTCAATGTCCGCGCTGGCGGGAATGCTTCTCGTGCTGGCGGTTGTTGAAATGGGTGATAATTGGGCGTGGGGCATTTTTGCCTGCGCTTCGGTTGTAAGCATTCTTGTTATTCCTTCAAAGCTTGTGGTGTGCTTTTTTGTGTGCTTTATGGGGTGGTATCCCATAGCAAAACGAAGCTTTGAACGGCTTCATCCCGTGCTTGCGTGGTGCGTCAAGATAAGTACCTTTAACGTGTTTCTCACCGTGGCGATATGGGCGGTGAACTTTGTGTTTAAGCTCAGCGTGTCCGACTTTTCATTTTCGTGGGCGCTGTACGGGCTGGGAAATGTGACCTTTGTGCTGTACGATATAGCCCTTTCAAAAATCATTCTCTTGTATCTTGTGAAGCTGAGAAATATACTGAAAATCAATAAATTACTATAAAATGAAGAAAGCCGTGGGATATCTGTGGCTTTTGAAGTGATTTGCGTTGAAATTATGAAAATATCTTGCGAAAAATGATTATTGGTGGTATAATAACAAACAATAATTTTATAAAAAGGGGAAAACCAACTTATGAAGAGAATGATGATTGTTTTATGTTTTATGTTATTTATTACAGGATGTAATAAACATACTGACATTTCAAATCCTTACATTGAACTTGCGAACGAATACATTGCATCCGGTGAATACACTTTGGCTGCCGATGTCTTACAGAAAGGACTGGAAAAGGAAAACACAAAAGAACTTTCTGAAAAGCTAACCGAAGTACTAAGGCTACAGGTTGAAGTTGAAGCGGAAAACGGTAAAGACCAAGTTGATGTAAACGAGGAAGCTTTTGAACCTGTAGTTGAAAACGAAGATGTTGAGAATTATTATTATAGAAACGAGGATCCGTCAAACAAATTTATATCCGGAGAAATAACAATAGTTCCCAAAGACGTATATTGGGAATTTGGTAGTTTGATTGCAAATTGCTACGTGCTTAACGGCTTTTCCTACAAGGTTAATAACATAACAGTAGATTCGCTGGGATTTTACAATGAAGACGGTTATATAGCTGGCGGTGGATGCGGAATTTTACAAGGGCTGAGTCTGGAGCCGTTTTCGTACTGTGAGTGGGCTTTTACAATGCCTCCCGAATGCGTGGTTAAACCCGGAGCAATATTGAAAAACGGAGTGGATTGCGAAGGTAGTATTACGCATAGCGCTGAGTACGATTTGTCGAAAGCGAGTGGAGTACTGGCTAAGGCTGGTTTGTCCGAACAGGACTTCAGGAATATGTGCACGCCTTTGCTGAGCAGTGGATACTATGCATGGAACTACAACCGAGTTGGCAGTAGTAAAACCCACGACTATGACAGATACGTTGTGGCCAACGGTGAACAGTATTATGCTTCTTTAGAAGGAGATGATACGGTGCAAAAGGCTATTTCGAAATGGGATGAAATTTGCCTTGATTATGAAACCGGTGGCAAAAGATACTATAAATCAGGGCAGTCGGGTCCTTATTCGTATTACGATTATCATGTGTACGAAAAGTATGGTACGCTTGATTCGTATTTGAAGGATACTGTATATGCGCCAAAAGGCTGCTCTATAATATACGATTATTCCAAAGACATATTTGAAAAAATGAAAGAATATCCGAACGAATATCTCGGAACCCCTTTTGTCTTGATTGACTGTGACATCGAATCGTGTGGAAATAATATTTATGATTCCGACAACTTCGTTGACACTGAAATAGCAATAAATGATATTAGAGATGATGTGCATTCTCCAAATTTGATAACCGATAACGATTATTATCTTTATGTAATATTCAATGGAACATACGTATGTTATGATGGTGATATTGGCTTGAAATTCTCTTTGTTGTCTCTCGAAAAGATAGATTGATTCTACATAATACGAAAGAGGAAAAGTGCTTATACGAATGTTTTAGCTCCATATCTCATTTTGTGAAATCAAGAAACATACTTAAAATCAATAAACTGCTGTAAAAAACCCGCGGATGTCCGCGGGTTTTTTATAATGCGCAATTCGCAATGCGCAATTCGCAATTGATGTTGAAAACCGCAAAAGCGGTTTTCTTCAATTTGTCATGTTGAGCGTAGTCGAAACATCTTTAAAATACTTTATGGTTTAAGATTCTTCGACTACGTGCTGCGCACTTCGCTCAGAATGACAATAATGAAGAAAGCCGTGGAATTTTTCCACGGCTTTCAACCATAATTGCGCATTGCGAATTGAGCGAAGCGCATTGCGAATTGCAAATTGCGAATTATTATTTAAGCACTCTCCTCACAAATGCCCCATCCTCTCTTGTGATGCATCCCATCAGCCCGAGAAGCAGGGCGTACAGTAAAAGGGTGAGGGTGATTATAAGGGCGAGGGGGAGCGAAAAATGCATAAAGCGGCTTAGTGTGTGCATTATAAAAAGTGAAACGGTTATGCATATTGCGGGTTTTATTATGTCCTCGAATATGTGCACCTCAAAGCCCGTTTCGATTAAAAGCCTGCGGAAGCTGAGAAAGAAATTCAGAGCCTCACTGACGGTTATTACGATAATATAGCCTCCGATGCCCATGGCGGGCAGAAGCGTGACTGTGAGAATGACGCTGACGGCGGAGTCGATAAGGTTGTAGCGCATGTGGTTTTTTTGCAGATTAAGCCCTTTGAGCATACTGTCGGTCACACTGTCCAGGTACATTACGCACACAAGGGGAGCGAGTATTTTTACAAAATATGCCGCACGGCTGTTTTTGTACATAGCCATGGCGATTTCACCGCCGAAAACACACAAAATTCCTGCCACTGCGACGGAAAACACCAGCGTGTAACGGAAAATGAAGGAAAAAATGCGGTTGATTCGTGCTTTGTCATCTACTGCACGGCAGGCGGCGATTTCCGTTACCAATAGACCCGAAAAACCGCTGATGAACACGGCGGGAAGCATTATCACGGGCATTGCCATGCCGCCGATGACACCGTATTCCGCCAGAGAGGCGCTTTCCGAATGGCCGTATTTTTTCAGACCCCAGGGAATCATCATCTGCTCCACCGAGCTGAGTCCGCTTCTCAGATATGAGGTCAGCGCAACGGGCAGAGCAATGGACAGCATACGGTTGAGAATGTCGTCAGAGGCTTTCTTCGGATTTTTGACGCGGAATTCCTT
Proteins encoded:
- a CDS encoding glycosyltransferase — its product is MTCKICENVVYFICTLNHYKKMEIIMEKIKLLFVGITMHCGGSEKSFLSFVNCLDFDRFEVDLVLAKKDGLFMSQLPKQINVIEMEKYGEHFLLSNKNAVSCLFNTFIKKNPLYAFDILPYFLKAVFCRKSWSDTGGRLWVHMMQKMKPLDKKYDIAVAYWGDRAMFYMIDKVKADKKITWLHFDYAHPKRDNELYLKYFSKCDAIVNVSTMVDDALKGELPELSDKCLVIENINNPILINQLADSGEDFPDADYKGKRILTVGRIAEQKGYDFAVKAMSLLKKDGIDAKWYVLGDGDEDYKEYIRSLIDEADVADRFVFLGTTPNPYSYMKKCDIYAQPSRFEGKPISVEEAKILRKPIVAAKYLSAPEQLCDGKYGMIAEMSGEGVYEKLKIMLTDPAVPEMYEKELGEHDFSNTCEIEKFYNII
- a CDS encoding J domain-containing protein, producing the protein MKDPYHVLGVSPDASVEEIKKAYRELAKKYHPDANVDNPLKHLADEKMKEINEAYDYIINLREKGGTSSQNGNTHYSGTASGTPDITRARTLISQGRYAEAGVVLNSIPVHLRNAEWYYLNGTIKANGGMYFDARSSFEEAVRRDPSNPMYRQALNNMSRNGAYGGYTGSNMNSCSGCDMCTGLMCADCLCECCGGDLIRCC